A genome region from Camelina sativa cultivar DH55 chromosome 10, Cs, whole genome shotgun sequence includes the following:
- the LOC104716932 gene encoding uncharacterized protein LOC104716932 → MDRQNSDDIMKFLDGMASSDDVLFGFLDEGNQSPEDYNFAAGDELEADNDVTDCNSEENIKFWQEQEQLLQATLYRTSSIETKIRQATKEALKLIRSNGLVCVCGRPVTDGCRSCLRGEVSRRLRDAGYDCVISKSKWRSSHEIPAGEHEFLEIVDKSKKGEIRVVIELCFRAEFEMARGSEEYKRLIGMLPEVYVGKTERLKSLIKILCMAAKKCMKDKKMHLGPWRKHKYMQAKWLGTCERKSVSPVSEMEEDRFPEAKQRVSMLCYGLLGAEMGRPAAVAVV, encoded by the exons atggatCGGCAAAATTCCGATGACATCATGAAATTTCTCGACGGCATGGCTAGCTCCGACgatgttttgtttggtttcctCGACGAAGGTAACCAGTCACCGGAGGATTATAACTTCGCCGCCGGCGACGAATTAGAAGCTGATAACGACGTCACCGATTGTAATTCTGAAGAGAACATAAAGTTTTggcaagaacaagaacaacttCTCcag GCGACTCTGTATAGGACAAGTTCAATTGAGACAAAGATCAGACAAGCAACCAAGGAAGCGTTGAAACTAATTAGATCAAATGGTTTGGTATGTGTCTGTGGAAGACCGGTGACCGACGGTTGCCGTAGCTGTTTGCGCGGCGAAGTATCTCGCCGTCTACGAGACGCCGGCTATGATTGCGTCATTTCCAAATCCAAGTGGAGAAGCTCTCATGAGATCCCTGCTG GTGAGCATGAATTTTTGGAGATCGTGGACAAATCTAAGAAAGGCGAGATCCGGGTGGTGATCGAGCTATGTTTTAGGGCGGAGTTTGAGATGGCGAGAGGTAGCGAAGAGTACAAGCGACTCATCGGAATGTTACCGGAAGTGTACGTCGGGAAAACGGAGAGGCTAAAGTCATTGATAAAGATATTGTGCATGGCGGCGAAGAAATGTATGAAAGACAAGAAGATGCACTTGGGTCCTTGGAGAAAACACAAGTACATGCAAGCCAAATGGCTCGGAACGTGCGAGAGAAAATCTGTGTCGCCGGTTTCGGAGATGGAGGAGGATAGGTTTCCTGAGGCAAAGCAGAGGgtgtctatgttgtgttatggtCTTCTTGGTGCTGAAATGGGCCGTCCGGCCGCCGTAGCGGTCgtctga
- the LOC104716933 gene encoding cytochrome b-c1 complex subunit 7-1 has translation MSSFLKSFIDPKKNFLARMHMKAISTRLRRYGLRYDDLYDQYYSMDIKEAMNRLPREVVDARNQRLKRAMDLSMKHEYLPKDLQAMQTPFRGYLQDMLALVERESKEREALGALPLYQRTLP, from the exons ATGTCGTCGTTTTTGAAATCGTTCATCGATCCGAAGAAGAACTTCCTCGCTCGTATGCATATGAAAGCCATATCTACTCGTCTCCGCAGATACG GTCTTAGGTACGATGATCTATACGATCAGTATTACAGCATGGACATCAAAGAGGCTATGAACAGATTGCCCAGGGAGGTCGTCGATGCTCGTAACCAGCGTCTCAAGCGTGCCATGGACCTCTCCATGAAGCACGAGTACCTCCCCAAGGATCTTCAG GCGATGCAGACCCCATTCCGTGGCTATCTTCAGGACATGCTGGCTCTT GTTGAGAGGGAAAGTAAGGAACGAGAGGCCTTGGGAGCTCTACCACTATACCAGCGCACACTCCCATAA
- the LOC104716937 gene encoding uncharacterized protein LOC104716937 translates to MKETRVIVLLLIHSFFYVAFCFKDGLLPNGDFELGPRHSDMKGTQVINKAAIPNWELSGFVEYIPSGQKQGDMILVVPKGAFAVRLGNEASIKQKISVKKGSYYSITFSAARTCAQDERLNVSVAPHHAVMPIQTVYSSSGWDLYSWAFKAQSDYADIVIHNPGVEEDPACGPLIDGVAMRALFPPRPTNKNILKNGGFEEGPWVLPNTTSGVLIPPNSIDDHSPLPGWMVESLKAVKYIDSDHFSVPQGRRAVELVAGKESAVAQVVRTIPGKTYVLSFAVGDASNACAGSMIVEAFAGKDTIKVPYESKGKGGFRRASLRFVAVSVRTRVMFYSTFYAMRNDDFSSLCGPVIDDVKLLSARRP, encoded by the exons atgaaagagaCGAGAGTGATAGTGCTTCTTCTAATTCACTCATTCTTCTACGTTGCCTTTTGCTTCAAAGATG GACTACTACCAAACGGTGACTTCGAACTAGGTCCACGACACTCGGACATGAAAGGAACACAAGTGATCAACAAAGCAGCAATCCCAAACTGGGAACTGTCGGGGTTCGTCGAGTACATTCCCTCAGGACAAAAACAAGGAGACATGATCCTTGTCGTGCCTAAAGGCGCATTCGCAGTGCGTCTAGGAAACGAAGcctcaatcaaacaaaaaatcagcGTCAAAAAAGGGTCTTACTATTCGATCACGTTCAGTGCTGCTCGAACATGCGCACAAGACGAGCGGTTAAACGTTTCCGTGGCTCCTCACCATGCAGTAATGCCGATCCAAACCGTGTATAGTAGCTCGGGTTGGGATTTATATTCGTGGGCTTTTAAGGCCCAAAGTGACTACGCAGATATAGTGATACATAATCCAGgtgttgaggaagatcctgctTGTGGACCTCTCATTGATGGTGTTGCTATGAGGGCCCTTTTCCCTCCTCGTCCCACCAATa AGAACATACTAAAGAACGGAGGATTCGAAGAAGGTCCATGGGTTTTACCAAACACAACCTCTGGTGTTCTGATCCCACCAAACTCCATCGACGACCACTCTCCTTTACCTGGTTGGATGGTCGAGTCTCTTAAAGCAGTCAAATACATCGACTCAGATCATTTCTCCGTTCCTCAAGGCCGTCGTGCCGTCGAACTCGTCGCTGGTAAAGAGAGCGCTGTTGCACAAGTTGTCCGCACTATCCCCGGGAAAACGTACGTACTCTCCTTCGCTGTCGGAGACGCAAGCAATGCATGTGCTGGATCTATGATCGTCGAAGCTTTCGCAGGGAAAGACACCATCAAAGTCCCTTACGAATCTAAGGGGAAAGGAGGATTCAGGAGAGCTTCGCTGAGATTCGTAGCTGTCTCGGTTCGGACTAGAGTTATGTTCTACAGTACGTTTTACGCCATGAGAAACGATGATTTCTCGAGCTTGTGTGGTCCGGTGATCGACGACGTTAAGCTTCTCAGTGCTCGGAGGCCGTGA